The DNA window GATCGATCAAGCCACCACGTCGTCGCCGGCCACCGCCTCCCGGACCGTGTCACCTCCGACGGAGGGGGCAGAGGGGACGCCGATGCGCTTCTACGATGCCCTGGCCAAGGCGACAGGAGCGAAGCTCGAAGAGCGTTACCTCACCTTCGGCGTCCTGCCTCGGACCGTCGGGGATTTCTCCTGGATTCTCTCGGCGTATGGCATGCACGAGCGCCCGGAGCACGCCGAGGTGCTGCTCGAAGGGCAGCGAGAGCTGCGTCGGGTTCTCTTCGGCAGCATCGATTTCTCCGAGGTGCGGAGCGTTCTCGACTTCGGCTGCGGTTACGCTTCCGACCTCATCGCTCTGGGGTCGCGTCACCGGCACCTCACGCTCGACGGCTATACCCTCTCTGCAGAGCAGGCGACGGTTGGTCGTGAGAAGATCGCCGCGGCTGGACTCGCTGGGCGGATCGCCATCCACCATCGTGATAGCTCGAAGGACGACTTTCCGGAGGCGCGGGACCTCATCTTCGGCTTCGAGGTCGCAACACACATCAAAGACAAGAACGCCCTTCTGTCGAACATCCGTCGCCACCTGAGCGACGGCGGCGTCCTCGCCCTGGCGGATTTCTTCTCCACGGGCTCCTCCATCGATTTCCAGGACACGGCGTCGTACAGCGTCACGCCGAGCGAGTGGACCGAACTCCTGTCTGGCAATCAGCTGCGGGTGCTGGAATGCATCGACATCAGCGCGGAGGTCGTACGCTTTCTCCATGACCCAGCGTTCGAGGAGCACCTGTCGCGGATCGAAGCGAGCGTCGGTCTCACGGAGGTCGAGAAGACGTACTACCGCGCCATGGACAACTTCGGGAGAGCGCTCGAACGGGGCATCTTGCGCTACGTCCTGATGGTCTCACAGAAGGACAGGCGAGCGACGCAGGACGCGCTCACGCGCCTCAATCAGCGGGTGCTCGCGGCACCGACGCCCTATGCCTCGTACGAGCGCGCGCTTCGTAGTGAACCTGTCCGGTACGAGGACTGGTTCTACGAGGCACAGTGGGAGCCCCGGCCGCGACGAGGTGACGTCGTGGCGGCACCTTCGGGGAACGCGCCCTGGATCCTGTTCGCTGATCAGGGCGGCGTGGGGCAAGCGCTCGAGGCGTTGCTCACACAGAGCGGGGAGCCTTGCGTGCTGGTGACTGCGGCATCCACTTACGAACGGCAGCAGGCCGATCGTTATGCCATCCGACCGCACCACCCCGAGGATCTTCAGCGCGTCATCGAGGAGGTGCTCGGGGCGAATCCCTCGGGCTGTGGTGGCGTCGTGCATCTGTGGAGTCTCGATGCGCCACACCCGGCCGAGGGAGGCGTCAGCGCGCTGGGCAAGGCCATGGAACTCGGCTGTGTGAGCGCCTTGCATCTGGTGCAGGCGCTTGCCGACAAAGCGACGAGCTCGCGTCCTCGACTGTTCATCGTCACACGTGGTGCTCAGCCGGCAGGAGAATCCACGAGGTCCGTGGCCGTGGCACAGGCGCCCCTGTGGGGTCTCGGCCGGACACTATCGCTCGAACTCCAGGGCCTCTGGGGGGGCCTCATGGATCTCGATCCCGAGCCCTCGCCAGCAGATGCCGAGCACCTTTTCGCCGAGCTGCGCGCGTCCGACGAGGAGGATCAGGTCGCCTTCAGGCAGGGACGACGGTGGGTCGCGCGTCTCGAACGGCGTGCGGCCCAGCAGGGGACGGCACCGCCGTCGTTGCGCGGTGACGCGAGCTATCTAATTACGGGTGGGCTCGGAGATCTCGGGCTGCGCGTGGCGGGCTGGATGGTTGATCGAGGGGCCCGCCATCTGGTGTTGATGAGCCGGACCCGGCTGCCCGAGAGGGACACCTGGCATGCCCTCGCTCCGGAAAGCCGCGAGGCTTCATGGGTCGAGGCCATCACGGCGATGGAGGCCAGCGGCGCCACGGTGCGCCATGTCGCTGTCGACGTGGCCGACGCGGATCAGATGAGAGCCTTCCAGGAGATGGCTCGGCGCGAGGCGTGGCCCCCCATCCAGGGCGTGGTGCATGCCGCGGGGGTGGCCCGCCCCCAGTCTCTCCTCGATGTGGATGACGCCACGCTGTGGGAGACCCTTCGCCCCAAGGTGACTGGTGCCTGGCTTCTGCACGAGATGTTCGAGGACGCACCGCTCGATTTCTTCGTGCTGTTCTCCTCGGGATCGACTTTGTTGAGCTCGCCGGGGCTCGGAAGTTATGCGGCAGCGAACGCCTTCCTCGATGCCCTGGCGCATCATCGACGCGCGCAGGGCAAGGCCGCGTCGAGCATCAACTGGGGCTTCTGGGCCGAGGTCGGCATGGCCGCCCGGGAGCAACGACGACTGGGCTCGAGCGCTCACCAGGGCTTCCGTCCCGAGGAGGGGCTGGAGATCTTGGGAGGACTGCTCGGCGAGCTGCCCGTTCAGCGCGCGGTGATGCGTGTCGACTGGCAGCAGTGGCGTGCGCACTACCCGAGCGCAGCGAGTGCACCCTTCCTGTCGCGGCTGGTCGAGCCCGTGCAGATCCAGGCGCCTGCGGAGGTGCTGCCCCCTGATGTTCTCCGAACGCTCACGGCTGCACGTACGGGATGGCAGCGCCGTTCGCTGCTCGAAGCCTTCCTGCGTGAGCAACTGGCGCTGGTTCTGAAGTCGTCTCCGGCACGTGTGGACGAGGCGGCACCGCTGCGCAGCATGGGTGTCGACTCCCTGATGGCGATCGAGTTCCGCAACCGGCTCGAGGCCAGCCTGGGCCTCGTGCTGCCCGCAACGCTGGTCTGGACCTACCCGACGCTCTCCGATCTAGCCACCCACCTTGCAACCAAGCTCGGGCTTTCCCTAGAAGACAGGGCGGAGCGCGAGATCGAGCTTTCACCCACCCCCCCCGCTGCTCCAGCGCTGGACGGGCTTTCCATCGATGAGGTGGCCTCCCTTCTGGAGGAAAAGCTGTCCGCCCTGAAGCCCGGATGAGTCCAATGAGCAACGACGCGACTGCGTATTACCAGGGGCTTCTCAAACGCTCCCTTCTGGAACTGGACCGGTTGCAGGGGCAGCTCTCCGCCAACGAGCGTGCCTCGCGCGAGCCGATCGCCGTCATTGGCCTCGGTTGTCGATTCCCAGGGGGAGGGCAGACGCCGGCGTCCTTCTGGGAGGCGCTGCGTGAAGGGGTCGATGGGGTAGGTGATATCCCACCGCAGCGCTGGGACGTGGGCGCACGTCACGACGACGGGCCGGAGGCCTTGGGGAAGACGTACACGCCCCAGGCGGCGCTCATTGAAGGGATCGACCTGTTCGACGCCGCATTCTTTGGCATCTCCCGGCGAGAAGCGGAGAGCATGGACCCGCAGCACCGGCTGCTGCTCGAGGTGGCCTGGGAGGCGCTCGAGGACGCGGGGCAGACCGTGGAGGGGCTCGCCGGCAGCAAAGCGGGGGTCTTCGTCGGGGTCTGCAGCACCGACTATGCCTGGCGTCAGCTCGAGGCGCCCGGGACCATGGACCCAACCTATTTCGGGACCGGGAACGCTCATAACATCCTGGCAGGGCGGCTGTCGTACTGGCTCGATGTCCGAGGCCCGAGCGTGGCGCTGGATACGGCCTGCTCGTCTTCGCTGACCGCTGTCCACGTGGGCTGCCAGTCGCTGCGCCAGAAGGAGTGCGACCTGGTGATCGCGGGCGGCGTGAACCTCATCCTCTCGCCCCTGTCCCTCTCGCTGGCCGGCAAGATGGGCCTCATGGCGCCAGACGGCCGCTGCAAGACCTTCGACGCGAAGGCGGACGGCATGGGGCGAGGCGAAGGCTGCGGCGTCGTCATCTTGAAGCGACTCTCCGATGCGCTGGCTGCTGGCGATCGCATCGCGGCCGTCCTTCTCGGCTCGGCGGCAGGGCAGGATGGGCGCAGCAACGGACTGACCGCGCCGAACGTGCTCGCGCAGCAGGCGATCATTCGCGAGGCGATGGAGCGCGCGGGGGTGGGAGCCAGCGACATCTCCTATGTCGAGGCCCACGGGACGGCGACCGTCCTCGGGGATCCAGCCGAGATCGAGGCGCTGAGAGCTGTGCTGGGTGAGCCGCGGGCGGATGGCGGTCAGTGCGCACTCGGGTCCGTGAAGACCAACATCGGCCATCTGGAGGCGGCCGCAGGGATCGCCGGACTCATCAAGGTGATCCTGTCGCTCCAGCACCAGACAGTGCCGCCACACCTGCACTTCGAGCAGCTCAACCCCAACATCTCGTTCGACGGCACGCCCTTCGTCATCCCCACCACGGCACGGCCATGGGACGCTGGCGGGCGGCCACGTACGGCGGGGCTGAGCGCATTCGGGTGGTCGGGGACCAATGTCCACATGGTGCTCCAGGAAGCGTCTCCGCGCCCGGAGCGACGGAAAGCGGCACCGCGCGATCTCCACGTCCTGCTCCTGTCGGCGCGTGGCCCGGAGGCGCTTCAGGCTTCGTCCAGAGCCTACCAGGGCGCCTTGTCGGCGCTCGATGCTGCCGAGACCACGCTCGAGGACCTTTGCTACACGGCGTCGGTTCGTCGGACCCATCACGAGCATCGCGTCGCGGTGGTAGGCCGCTCACGGGAGGAGATCGCCGAGCGGCTCTTGGCGTTCACGCAGGGCGAGAGCCGACCGGGTCTTTCGGCAGGCCGAGCGGAGAAGGGTCGACGCCAGGGGATCGTCTTCGTCTTTCCTGGCCAGGGCTCGCAGTGGCTCGGTATGGGCCGGAAGCTCGTCGAACGAGAGCCCGTGTTCCGCGCCGCGCTCGAAGCGTGCGAGCAGGCGCTGAAACCTCATGTGGACTGGTCTCTGACGGAGCAGCTCGAAGTCGACACGTCGGCCTCGCGATTGCACGAGATCGACGTGATTCAACCCACGCTGTTCGCCATTCAGGTGGCGCTGGCAGCCGTGTGGCGCGCATGGGGCGTCGAGCCTGACGCCGTGATCGGGCACAGCATGGGAGAGGTCGCCGCGGCGTGCGTCGCCGGGGCGTTGAGTCTCGAGGACGCTGCGACCGTCATCTGCCTTCGCAGTCGCCTGCTGCGACGGGTGAGCGGCCAAGGGGCAATGCTCTTGGTCGAGCTGTCGCGAGCAGACGCTGAACAGCTCATCGCTGGCCGCGAGCACCTGATCTCGGTGGCGGTGTGCAACAGCCCCCGCTCGACGGTGCTCTCGGGTGATCCAGCGGTGCTCGACGAGGTCGCGCAAGAGCTGGAGCGTCGCGAGATCTTCTGCCGCCGCGTGAAGGTGGATGTCGCATCGCACAGCCCGCAGATGGACCCGCTGAAGGAGGATCTCTTGCGCCTCCTCGCAGAAGTCCAACCGCGCACCGCCTCGGTCCCGATGCGTTCGACGGTGACCGGCGCCTTGCTCGACGGGGCCGAGCTGGATGCCTCCTACTGGGTGGACAACCTCCGGCGGCCCGTCCTGTTCTCCTCGGGCGTCGAGGCGTTGCTGCGGGAGGAGTACCGGTTCTTCCTGGAGCTGAGCCCTCATCCCGTGCTGTTGCCCGCGATCGACGGCTGCCTGCGTGAGCATCCAGGGGGCGGGACCACCGTGCCCTCCCTTCGCCGAGAGCAGGATGATCTGGAAGTGATGCTCGGCTCTCTGGGGGAACTCCACACCCGGGGGTATCCGGTGAGCTGGGACCGGCAGTACCCGGAGGGGGGGGACGTGGTGTCCCTGCCATCCTACCCGTGGCAGCGGGAGCGATTCTGGGTGCAACCTGCGCAGGAGGGCGTCACCGCGAGCCAACAGCGCGCGCTCCCCTCGAAGAGGGATGACGGGGCGCGTGGTGAGGTCGAGGGCAGCTCGCTCGTCGCCGACTTCTACGACTCGTTCGTGGTGCAGCAGTCCAGCGTGGAGGGGGAGGCTGACGAGAACGCCGAGTACCTGTCCTGGGGTATCTTCCCCCAGGTCATCCCGGGCTTCTCGTGGCTCAGGACGGTCTTCTTTCCTCGCGAGGTGTCGCGCCACGTCGCGCTCCTTCACGACGCCCAGCGCGAGGCGCGACGTGTCCTCTTCAGTGCCGTCGATATCGAAGCCATCGGGAGCGTCTTCGATTTCGGCTGTGGCCACGCCTCGGACCTGCTTCAGCTCGCGCAGGAGCATCCGCACCTCGAGCTCGATGGGTACACCATCTCGCCAGGGCAGGCGGCACTCGCGGCACGAAAGCTGCGCGCTACCGGGCTCGAGGCGCGGGTGCGTGTCTTCAATCGTGACAGCGCGAAGAATCCCTTTCCGCGACACTACGACCTGATCCTCGGTATCGAGGTTGCGGGGCTCATCCAGGACAAGGAGGCCCTTTTCTCCAACATCGGTCGGCACCTCAACCCGGGTGGCTTCCTGCTCCTGGCCGACTTCTTGGCCAACACCGTGTCACCCATCGAGGTCCAGGAAACCTCGACGTTCTCGAGCACGCGCGAACAGTGGATCAAGCTCTTGAGCGAGCATCGATTGCGGCTCGTCGAGGGCATCGATATCAGCCCCGAGATCGCCAATTGCTTGCAAGACCCTGATTACGACGCCAATCTCGAGCGTGTCCTCCAGGAGGTTCGCCCCAGCGAGGTGGTTCGGCGGAGCTTCGAGTCTTACCAGAACGTGCGTGTGGCGCTGGAGCGAGGCCTCATCAGCTACGTATTGCTCCAGGCGCAGAAGGACCCGTTTGGTCGCATCGAGGAGCTCACCATCGCCAACCGGGAGCGGCTCATGCGCCTGGTCCAGTACCAGGAGGTCGTCCGGCGGAGGCGAAGCGGTCCCAGTGCGTCCGGCGCCATCGACCAATGGTTCTACGAAATCCAGTGGTGGCCTTCGCCGCTGCCTGCAAAGCCCCGAAGCGAGGCGACCGCGGCTCAGGGCAAGCGCTGGCTCGTCTTCGCTGACCAGCAGGGGGTAGGGGAGGCACTCCGGGCCGAGATCGAGTCGCGGGGCGACACCTGTGTCGTCGCCTTCCTTGGAGAGCAGCTTCGGCAGGTCAGCCCCGGCCGCTACGAGGTGAGCCCCGACCGCGCAGCGCTCGCTGCCCTTCTCGCGGCGGAACGCGTGGACCTGACCGGGGTGGTGCATCTCTGGAACCTGGATCTCGTGCCTCCGGCGAAGACCTCCCTCCCCACGCTGCACGACGCCGAGCGTCTCGGCTGCGGCAGCTTGATGGCGCTGGTACAGGCGATCGCTGGGGCGGGCATGCGCGATGCTCCACGTCTCTGGATCGTGACCGCCGGGGCGCATGCGGTCGGTACGCGCGAGGGGGTGGCGATTGCACAAGCGCCGGCATGGGGCCTCGGGGCCACCATCGCCCATGAGCACCCCGAGCTGCGCTGCACCCGGATCGACCTCGACGGTGGCGCGGGACCTGCGGATGCTTCCACGCTCCTGGCTGCCCTGGGCTCCGTGGACGGCGAGGATCAGATCGCCCTGCGCAGTGCTGTTCGGTACGTCGCCCGTCTTGCCCGCACAGCAAGCGCGGCGCAGCAGCAAGACTTGCCGACTGCGCTGCGCGACGACGGCACCTACCTGATCACCGGCGGGCTGAGTGGCATCGGGCTCACGGTCGCCGAGTGGATGGTGCAGCGCGGTGCGCGCCATCTCGCCCTGGTGGGTCGCAGTGGCGCGTCACCAGCAGCCGAGTCGGCGCTGGCTCCCCTCCGAGCGGCGGGCGCGGAGATCACGACATTCCAGGCGGACGTGAGCCAACCGGAAGCGATGGCCCGCGTGTTTTCGCAGATCGACGCAAGCATGCCGCCGCTCCGTGGGGTCATCCACAGCGCGGTGGCGCTCGATGACGGCGTGCTCCTCCAGCTCGATCCGGCACGGCTGCGGTCGGTCATGGCAGCCAAGATGGACGGCGCCTTCAACCTGCACCTCCTCACCCAGGAGCGGCCGCTCGATTTCTTCATCCTGTTCTCCTCGCTGGCCTCGATCCTGGGCTCGCCTGGACAGGGGAACTACACCGCGGCCAATGCTTTCGTGGACGCGCTGGCGCACCACCGCAAGAGCCTCGGCTTGCCCGCCCTCAGCCTGAACTGGGCGCCGTGGAGCGAGGTGGGGCTGGCGGTCGTCAGCACGAAACGGGGAGAGCGGCTCGCGTACCGCGGTTTGAAGAGCATCACGCCAGAGCAGGGGAAGGACGTCATGGAGCGAGTCCTCGCCAGCGCGTCGCCGCAAGTGGGAGTCATGCTCCTCGACCTGCGACAATGGCGGCAGTTCTACCCGCGCTCTGCCAGCTCTCCCTTGCTGTCGGAGATTGCCCGAGAGCAGGGGAACGGGGCGGCTCCGGTCGAGCCAGAGGCGCCGCTGCGCAGCGTGCTCATCGCCGAAGAATCCGTGGAGCGCCGCAGGACGCTGCTGGAGACGCACGTGCAGGAGCAGCTCGGACACGTGCTCAGACTGTCACCAGGGCAGATCGACCCACAGACGCCGCTCAAATCGTTCGGGTTCGACTCGCTGATGGCCGTGGAGCTGCGCAACCGCCTGGAGGCGAGCCTGGGACTCACGCTCTCGGCGACGGTGGTGTGGAGCTATCCGACGGTCGCGGCGCTCGTCGCGCACCTGGCCAGCAAGATGGGGATACCCATCACCCTCGCCGCGCCCACGCCAACGGCGGTGAGCGCGACGCCGGTGGATGCAGACATGGAGCGGCTGGCGGACGAGCTACTGAGTGAGCTGGAGGGCATGTCGTGATCGGGTCGAGCTATCGCGGGCTGTGGAGGCGTGCGGCTGACGCCGCCGTGCGTGCGGGACGACGGCGATGAGCCAGTTTCTGGAGCGAATAGCGGCCTTGCCGCCGGACAAGCGCGCCGCACTTGCCGAGATCCTGCGATCGGCTCCGGAACCCATCGCCATCGTCGGCGTGGGCTGCCGGTTCCCTGGCGCTGACACGCCGATGCAGTTCTGGGAGGTCCTGGAGAGCGGTCGCGACATGATCCGCGAGGTTCCCCGCGACCGTTGGGACATCGACGCTCATTACGACCCCAAGCCGGACGCCCCCGGGAAGGTAGCGTCGCGCTGGGGTAGCTTCATCGAAGGTGTCGATCGGTTCGACGCGCACTTCTTCGGGATCGGGACCCAGGAGGCGTCGCGCATGGATCCGCACCAGCGCGTGTTGCTCGAGGTGGCCTGGGAGGCACTGGAGCACGCCGGCGTGAATCCCGAACAGCTCGGTGGCAGCAAGACCGGCGTCTTCGTCGGGATCTATCACAGCGACTTCTCCAACCTGGAACTCGCCGATCCAGACCGCATCGATCTCTATAGCGGCACAGGGACGTCGAACAACGTCGCTGCTGGCCGACTCTCGTACCTGCTCGACCTGCGGGGACCTGCCATCGCCGTGGACACGGCTTGCTCCTCATCCCTCGTTGCCGTCCACCTGGCCTGCCAGAGCCTGCGCAACAAGGAGTGCGACATGGCCCTCGCCGGCGGGGTCACCATCCTCCTCAGCCCCCTGCCGCTGCTGATGGCATCGCGGATGGGCCTCATGGCGCGGGACGGGCGTTGCAAGACCTTCGACACGCGCGCCGACGGCATTGCCATGGGGGATGGCTGCGGTGTCGTGGCCCTCAAGCGCCTGAGCGACGCGCTGTCGAGCGGGGATAACATCCTCGCGGTCATCCGAGGATCTGCCGTCAATCAGGATGGCCGAACCAATGGCCTCACGGCGCCGAACGTCCTCTCGCAGCAAGAGCTCCTGCGCAGCGCTCTCCGCGACGCCAGCCTGGAGCCGGCTCAGATCTCCTACGTGGAGGCCCACGGAACAGGCACCTCCCTGGGCGATCCCATCGAAATGGAGGCACTCGCAGAGGTCCTCGGCCAGCCAGGTCCCGAGAGGCGCTGTGGTGTGAGTTCCGTGAAGACCAACATGGGTCACCTCGGCGCTGCTGCCGGCATGGCGGGGCTCATCAAGGTGGTTCTCTGCCTCCAGCACCGACGCCTCGTCCCCCACCTGAACTTCCAGGAGCTGAACCCCAACATCTCGCTCTCCGGCACCCCCTTCTTCATCCCGACCAGCCTCCAGTCCTGGGAGGCGAACGGCGAAGCTCGGCGCGCCGGCGTGAGTGCCTTTGGTTGGTCAGGCACGAACGCCCACGTCATCCTCGAAGAGGCCCCGCCCGCACGGCGTGAGCCTCGGACTGCAACTCGCCCCCGGCACCTGCTCGTGTTGTCGGCCAAGCGTGCGTCGGCGCTGAGAGAGCTGGCGCGCCGCTACGAACGCCACCTGGAGGCCAACGACGCACAGGACCCGCTGGACGTCTGCCACACCGCGGGCGTGGGACGCGCACACGCTGCGCACCGCCTCGCGGTGGAGGGCGAATCGATCGGAGAATTGCGGACCAAGCTCTCGGCCTTCGTGGCTGATGGGCCCGCCGAAGGGTGGTGGACCGGCGAGGTGCGCGGTCGGAAACCGCAATCACCCGTGTTTCTGTTCACCGGGCAGGGTGCGCAGTACGCAGGGATGGGGCGCCGCCTGTACGAGTCACACCCCTCGTTCCGAAGCGCGCTCGACCGTTGCGACGAACTCTCGAGACCGCACCTGCGCAGGTCCCTCCTCGAAGTGATGTTCGCGGGTGAGGGGGATGGCACCGCGCTCGACGAGACGGAGTACACCCAGCCAGCTCTCTTCGCGCTGGGGTATGCGCTTGCTGAACTCTGGCGCTCCTGGGGCGTCGAGCCATCGGCCGTGATGGGCCACAGCGTGGGCGAGCTGGTCGCCGCTTGCGTTGCAGGCGTGTTCAGCCTGGAGGACGGCATCAAGCTGGTGGCTTCGCGCGGGGCGCTCATGCAAGCGCTGCCGCGTGACGGGTCGATCGCCGCCGTGTTCGCGGACGAAGCGACCGTGGCTGCGGTGGTCGCGCGGTGGTCGAGCGAACTCGCCGTTGCCGCGATCAACGGACCCTCCGAGGTCGTGATCTCCGGTGCCACCCGTGCGGTGCACGCTGCCATCGAGGAACTCGGCGCGCGGGGCTTCAAGGCGCGCCTGCTGAGGGTCTCGCACGCCTTCCATTCCCCCCTGATGGATCCCATGCTCGACGATTTCGAGCGTGTTGCGGCGTCAATCGCTCACGCACCGCCACGCATCAAGCTGGTGTCCAACCTGACGGGGACCTTCATCGAGCGAGGTGAGGTGACGACGCCTGCCTACTGGCGGCGGCATCTGCGCCATCCCGTACGCTTTGCTGCAGGGATCGAGGCACTTCACGCGCAGGGACACCAGGTGTTCCTGGAGCTGGGGCCGAGCTCGACGCTCCTCGCGATGGCACGACGCTGCTTGCCAAACGGAGTGGGGACGTGGCTGCCTTCTCTTCAAAAGGGCAAGGACGACTGGCAGCACATCCTGAGCAGCCTGGGTCAATGGTACGTGCAGGGAGGGGACGTGAGCTTCTCGGCCTGTGACGCAGGCTTCGACGCGCGTCGCGTGTCGCTCCCGACGTACGCCTTCCAGCGTGATGACTACCCGCTGCCTGTCTCGAATCCGGCTTCTCGCGGGACGAGTGAGGCCCGCTCGTCGGACACGCAAGATGGCCACCCTCTGGTGGGGGCACGGGTGCGTTCGCCGCTGTTGAAGGACCTCGTCTTCGAGGCGCACATCCAGCCCAGCAGGCTTCCTTATCTCGACGATCACGCCGTCTACGGTGTCCCCTTGCTGCCGATGACGGGGTACCTGGAGATGGCCTGGGCCGCGGTGGTGCGTGGATTCGGCCGAGACCACGGCACGCTGACGGACATCCAGATCCTGGAGCCCATGGCCTTCCCGGACGGTGAAGGGCGCGTGGCGCAGGTGGTTCTGAGGACCGAGGAGTCCGGGCGCGCCCTGTTCCACATCTACAGCAGGGAGCAGGAGGCAAGCGACGCGGAGGTGGAACCCCTCTGGAGGCTCCACGCGACGGGCGGCTTCCGACGTGCCGGAAGAGATGAGCGGCACATCCCCTCCGAGCGTCTCGAGGAGGTGCAGAAGCGCTGCCGCGCCCCCATCTCGGTCGAGCGCTTCTATGCGACGCTGTCTCGTCAGGGCCTCCAGTACGGGCCCAGCTTTCGAGGCATTGAACAGCTCTTTCGCTCCGAGACCGACGACGAGGCGCTGGGGCGGATCGCGTTGCCGGTAGCGCTCCAGAGCGAGCTGCCGTCCTACCATGCTCATCCCGCCTTCCTCGACGCTTGCGATCAGGTCTTCGCTGCGGCGCTGCCCGGTGCGGGCGAGGCCGTGCAGGGAGAGGATGTCTACCTCCCGGTGCGTGTGGAGCGCGGACGCATCCTGCGCGCTGCCGTGGGGCAGGGGTGGAGCCACTGCAAGGTGCGCCGTGCTCCGGCCGGCGCGGAGGCCCTCGAGGCGGACCTCTGCATTTTCGACGATGCCGGTGAGGTGGTGGCAGAGGTCACGGGGCTACTCCTCAAGCGTGCTCCGCGCGGCGTCCTACGAGCGGCCGTCCAGCGATCGGACGAAGGCTGGTTTTACAAGATGGAGTGGCAACCTGCGCCTCCTCCACGCCTGGACGACCCGCGGCCCGGAGCGTGGCTCGTCCTTGCCGACGCAGGAGGTGTGGGGACGCAGCTCGCCGAACGTTTGCGCGCGGGCGGCGCCGCTGTGGTGGTGGCCGTCGCAGAGAGCACCTCGACGCAGGGCGATCCCCAGTACGTCACCGTGCGCCCGACCGAGGCCGAGGATCTGAGCCGACTCTGGCGGCAGGTGCGGGAGACCCACGGCGCGATTGCGGGCGTGGTGCACTGCATGAGCCTCGACGCCGATGCGGCTGTGGAGATGAATCCTGGCTCCTTGCGAAGAGCCCAGGAGTTCGGTTGCGGTCTCGCCCTGCACCTGAGCCAGGCGATACTGCGCGACGAACATCCGATCCCGCCTCGATTGTGGCTGGTGACGTGGGGGGCCCAGGCGGTCGGGACACCGTCGTACGACGTGGCCGTGGCGCAGGCTCCGCTCTGGGGGCTTGGCCGCACCATCGCGCTCGAACACCCCTTGCTGCGTTGCACCCTGGTCGATCTCGATCCCGAGACCGAGGACCTCTCCCTTCTCCACCGGGAACTCCTTGGCAACGACGACGAGGCCCAGGTGGCCTTCCGCGATGGTGGACGGCTCGTCCCGCGGCTCGTCCCCGTTCCCGCCAGGGCCCATGGGGAGCGTGTCGGCGCGCCCATGGCGGGGCACGAAGGCCAGGCGTCCTTGCCGGTGCGGGCCGACGGTGCCTACCTCATCGTTGGCGGAACGGACGGCCTGGGCCTCCAGGCAGCTCGGTGGCTGGTCGAACAGGGAGCGCGGCACCTCGTGCTGGCAGGGCGGCGCGGGCGCACCCCCGAGGTGGCTCGGGCCGTCGCGGTGCTCGAGGAGGCCGGTGCACGGGTCATGGTGGCGCGCACGGACATCTCGCGCGCGGAGGAGGTCGAGGCGCTCGTTGCCGAGATTCAGCGGACTCAGCCTCCGCTGCGGGGCCTCATCCACAGCGCGGGAACGGTCGACGATGCGACCCTGCTGCAGCAACGCTGGTCGCGCTTCGGACCCGTGATGGGACCCAAGCTCGAAGGGGCGTGGCAGCTGCACTCGTCGACCCTGGAAGCCCCCCTCGATTTCTTCGTGATGTTCTCCTCCATCGCCTCCCTGTTCGGCTCCCCAGGACAGGGCAATTACGCCGCCGCCAACGCCTTCCTCGACGCACTGGCGCACCATCGCCGGCACGCCGGGCTGCCAGCACTCAGCATCAACTGGGGCGCCTGGGCGGAGGTGGGGATGGCTGCGCGGCTCAGCGAAACTGACGCGCGGCGGATGGCCGAGCTGGGTCTGGGCCACATCGTGCCCGAGCGCGGCGTGCGAACGCTCGGGCAGGCGCTATCGATGACCCTGGCCCAGGTGGCCATC is part of the Chondromyces crocatus genome and encodes:
- a CDS encoding type I polyketide synthase: MSQFLERIAALPPDKRAALAEILRSAPEPIAIVGVGCRFPGADTPMQFWEVLESGRDMIREVPRDRWDIDAHYDPKPDAPGKVASRWGSFIEGVDRFDAHFFGIGTQEASRMDPHQRVLLEVAWEALEHAGVNPEQLGGSKTGVFVGIYHSDFSNLELADPDRIDLYSGTGTSNNVAAGRLSYLLDLRGPAIAVDTACSSSLVAVHLACQSLRNKECDMALAGGVTILLSPLPLLMASRMGLMARDGRCKTFDTRADGIAMGDGCGVVALKRLSDALSSGDNILAVIRGSAVNQDGRTNGLTAPNVLSQQELLRSALRDASLEPAQISYVEAHGTGTSLGDPIEMEALAEVLGQPGPERRCGVSSVKTNMGHLGAAAGMAGLIKVVLCLQHRRLVPHLNFQELNPNISLSGTPFFIPTSLQSWEANGEARRAGVSAFGWSGTNAHVILEEAPPARREPRTATRPRHLLVLSAKRASALRELARRYERHLEANDAQDPLDVCHTAGVGRAHAAHRLAVEGESIGELRTKLSAFVADGPAEGWWTGEVRGRKPQSPVFLFTGQGAQYAGMGRRLYESHPSFRSALDRCDELSRPHLRRSLLEVMFAGEGDGTALDETEYTQPALFALGYALAELWRSWGVEPSAVMGHSVGELVAACVAGVFSLEDGIKLVASRGALMQALPRDGSIAAVFADEATVAAVVARWSSELAVAAINGPSEVVISGATRAVHAAIEELGARGFKARLLRVSHAFHSPLMDPMLDDFERVAASIAHAPPRIKLVSNLTGTFIERGEVTTPAYWRRHLRHPVRFAAGIEALHAQGHQVFLELGPSSTLLAMARRCLPNGVGTWLPSLQKGKDDWQHILSSLGQWYVQGGDVSFSACDAGFDARRVSLPTYAFQRDDYPLPVSNPASRGTSEARSSDTQDGHPLVGARVRSPLLKDLVFEAHIQPSRLPYLDDHAVYGVPLLPMTGYLEMAWAAVVRGFGRDHGTLTDIQILEPMAFPDGEGRVAQVVLRTEESGRALFHIYSREQEASDAEVEPLWRLHATGGFRRAGRDERHIPSERLEEVQKRCRAPISVERFYATLSRQGLQYGPSFRGIEQLFRSETDDEALGRIALPVALQSELPSYHAHPAFLDACDQVFAAALPGAGEAVQGEDVYLPVRVERGRILRAAVGQGWSHCKVRRAPAGAEALEADLCIFDDAGEVVAEVTGLLLKRAPRGVLRAAVQRSDEGWFYKMEWQPAPPPRLDDPRPGAWLVLADAGGVGTQLAERLRAGGAAVVVAVAESTSTQGDPQYVTVRPTEAEDLSRLWRQVRETHGAIAGVVHCMSLDADAAVEMNPGSLRRAQEFGCGLALHLSQAILRDEHPIPPRLWLVTWGAQAVGTPSYDVAVAQAPLWGLGRTIALEHPLLRCTLVDLDPETEDLSLLHRELLGNDDEAQVAFRDGGRLVPRLVPVPARAHGERVGAPMAGHEGQASLPVRADGAYLIVGGTDGLGLQAARWLVEQGARHLVLAGRRGRTPEVARAVAVLEEAGARVMVARTDISRAEEVEALVAEIQRTQPPLRGLIHSAGTVDDATLLQQRWSRFGPVMGPKLEGAWQLHSSTLEAPLDFFVMFSSIASLFGSPGQGNYAAANAFLDALAHHRRHAGLPALSINWGAWAEVGMAARLSETDARRMAELGLGHIVPERGVRTLGQALSMTLAQVAIVPVDWRRFLRQFQPGAEPLVFSRVASMSVVDPPVKPAQPGDWLRKLEEAAPVQRRRVLHDLIWAEAVKAIGLEPSSPLDARTSLHDFGLNSMIALDLTRTLSARIGRTLPASLLFNHPTVEAIGSFLADEVLHLVQRGPSSEAHSSPRAPGTVLKKIEELSDEEVDRLLESRLKR